A DNA window from uncultured Methanoregula sp. contains the following coding sequences:
- a CDS encoding Fic/DOC family N-terminal domain-containing protein yields the protein MNESRMGITVRQKGGYQAYIPKPLPPKPPVHFDDELHHLLSEADRALARLDGMTTVLPNADLFVAMYVKKEALLSSQIEGTQASLQGVLEFEADMVPVDNINEVRDVINYIRAMDEGLKRTSHEIFSEEILQEIHRILIKGTRGGKKEPGKIRTVQNWIGPAGSNLHSATFVPPPPEKVPELLADLEAFIVAEDRIPPLIKIGLVHAQFETIHPFIDGNGRMGRLFITFYLCQRGILARPLLYLSIYLKQHREEYYHHLQEIRIEGDWESWLKFFLRGIIEVSKEALANAREIIVLKERLIDTLVKNNAGGLNAVRLLDLLFTKPVVTVADISSALDISHQPAYDLVDQFEKLEILREITGKKRYKKYLFVDYLRIIERGTGQ from the coding sequence ATGAACGAAAGCCGGATGGGAATCACAGTACGCCAGAAAGGAGGGTACCAGGCGTACATCCCAAAACCCCTGCCCCCAAAACCCCCGGTCCATTTCGATGACGAACTCCATCACCTCCTTTCGGAAGCGGATCGCGCCCTCGCCCGTCTTGACGGCATGACCACTGTTCTTCCGAATGCGGATCTCTTTGTTGCCATGTACGTGAAAAAAGAGGCGCTGCTCAGTTCCCAGATTGAAGGGACGCAGGCCTCGCTTCAGGGCGTACTTGAGTTCGAGGCAGATATGGTCCCGGTTGACAACATAAACGAAGTCAGGGACGTCATAAACTATATCCGGGCAATGGATGAGGGACTGAAACGTACGAGCCACGAGATCTTTTCGGAAGAGATCCTCCAGGAGATCCATCGCATTCTCATCAAGGGGACACGCGGCGGCAAGAAAGAGCCGGGAAAGATCCGGACGGTACAGAACTGGATCGGGCCGGCCGGCTCGAACCTGCATTCAGCAACATTCGTTCCCCCGCCCCCGGAAAAAGTGCCGGAACTGCTCGCCGATCTCGAAGCGTTCATTGTAGCGGAAGATCGGATTCCTCCTCTAATCAAGATCGGCCTCGTTCATGCGCAGTTCGAGACTATCCATCCATTCATTGACGGGAACGGCCGTATGGGACGGTTGTTCATCACATTTTATCTCTGCCAGAGGGGCATTCTTGCCCGGCCACTCCTGTACCTGAGCATCTACTTAAAACAACACCGGGAGGAATATTACCATCATCTCCAGGAAATCCGGATCGAAGGAGACTGGGAGTCGTGGCTGAAATTCTTCCTCCGCGGCATCATCGAAGTATCAAAAGAAGCTCTTGCCAATGCAAGGGAGATCATCGTGCTCAAGGAGCGGCTCATCGATACCCTTGTCAAAAATAACGCCGGAGGGTTGAATGCGGTCCGGCTCCTCGACTTACTGTTCACAAAACCCGTCGTCACCGTTGCCGATATCAGCTCAGCGCTTGACATCAGTCACCAACCCGCCTATGATCTGGTTGACCAGTTCGAAAAACTGGAGATTCTCCGGGAAATTACCGGGAAAAAACGATATAAGAAATATCTCTTTGTTGATTACCTCAGGATCATTGAGCGGGGAACCGGGCAGTAA
- a CDS encoding helix-turn-helix domain-containing protein produces MYDLVSFVGRGSVRRTVLRALSKPNSPTELAKKLDMERSTVSRAILELMEKELVECLTPDQRMGRYYRITETGKNVIDVIDGKGE; encoded by the coding sequence ATGTACGACCTCGTGAGTTTCGTTGGCCGGGGAAGTGTCCGGAGAACGGTACTCCGGGCGCTCTCAAAACCGAATTCCCCCACCGAGCTTGCCAAGAAACTGGATATGGAACGTTCGACCGTGAGCCGTGCTATCCTCGAACTTATGGAAAAAGAACTCGTTGAGTGTCTTACTCCGGATCAGCGCATGGGCCGGTACTACCGGATCACGGAGACCGGGAAGAACGTTATCGATGTGATTGACGGGAAAGGGGAATGA
- a CDS encoding winged helix-turn-helix domain-containing protein encodes MRRKVLKGLLKPNTPTELAKVLGIARSAVSRSISALEKVGLVECLTPDENMNRYYRTTEIGKKVVDLIEGKK; translated from the coding sequence GTGAGGAGAAAAGTTCTCAAGGGACTTCTCAAGCCAAATACGCCAACCGAACTTGCGAAAGTTCTTGGCATTGCACGATCTGCCGTGAGCCGTTCCATTTCGGCGCTTGAGAAAGTGGGTCTTGTTGAATGTCTCACGCCAGATGAAAACATGAACCGCTATTACCGGACAACCGAAATTGGGAAGAAAGTTGTTGATTTGATTGAAGGAAAAAAGTGA
- a CDS encoding ATP-binding protein has product MIPAPQLEELVLSQKEAFLARDPGIPREIATERFMKTGAIVVITGIRRCGKSTLMRQLSAQYSDFLYINFDDDRLMDFSLSDFPALMLVFEKTSPGTKVIFIDEIQNVAGWERFIRRIHDEGYKVFLTGSNANLLSAELGTHLTGRYAKITLYPFSFRECLRFRSIGTDRITVKKKAAILAEFDRYLAGGGFPEYLKYGDPEYLKRIYDDILFRDIISRFGIREIKGFRQLAHYIFTNTANAASYNALKNTLGIKSVVSVRDYVGFLEEAYLIFEIFRYDFSLKKQYVNEKKLYCIDTGLRNAVAFRFSEDRGRILENLVFIELLRQGKTVYFFKNPRECDFIMEERGKIIAAIQVCFDLSRENRDREISGLTGAMTMHDLAEGIILTYHQEETIRLDTGVIHVLPVWKWLIGYHKEAGTPESAAGQS; this is encoded by the coding sequence ATGATCCCGGCACCGCAACTCGAAGAACTGGTACTCAGCCAGAAAGAAGCATTCCTGGCCCGGGACCCCGGCATACCCCGGGAGATAGCAACAGAACGGTTCATGAAGACCGGCGCAATCGTCGTGATAACCGGTATCCGGCGGTGCGGCAAATCCACGCTCATGCGCCAGCTGTCAGCGCAGTACAGCGATTTTTTGTACATCAACTTCGATGATGACCGGCTCATGGACTTTTCCCTCTCGGATTTTCCTGCCCTGATGCTGGTATTTGAAAAGACCTCCCCGGGCACAAAAGTCATCTTCATCGACGAGATCCAGAATGTCGCGGGCTGGGAGCGGTTCATCCGGCGGATCCATGACGAGGGTTACAAGGTCTTCCTTACCGGCTCCAATGCAAATCTCCTCTCGGCTGAACTCGGGACACATCTCACCGGGCGGTATGCCAAGATCACCCTGTACCCGTTCTCGTTCCGGGAATGCCTGCGGTTCAGGTCGATTGGCACCGACCGGATCACCGTGAAGAAAAAAGCAGCAATCCTCGCGGAGTTCGACCGGTATCTTGCCGGTGGCGGATTCCCCGAGTACCTGAAATACGGGGACCCTGAATACCTCAAACGGATCTATGATGACATCCTGTTCCGGGACATCATCAGCCGGTTCGGGATCCGGGAGATCAAGGGGTTTCGGCAACTTGCCCATTATATCTTTACCAATACGGCTAACGCCGCGAGCTACAATGCCCTGAAAAATACGCTCGGGATTAAAAGCGTTGTATCGGTCCGGGACTATGTCGGGTTCCTGGAAGAAGCGTACCTTATCTTCGAGATCTTCCGGTACGATTTCTCCTTAAAAAAGCAGTATGTCAATGAAAAGAAACTCTATTGCATCGACACCGGTCTGCGTAATGCGGTCGCATTCCGGTTTTCAGAGGACAGGGGCAGGATTCTTGAAAATCTTGTTTTCATTGAACTCCTTCGCCAGGGAAAAACCGTGTATTTCTTTAAAAACCCCAGGGAATGCGACTTTATCATGGAAGAACGGGGAAAGATTATTGCGGCAATCCAGGTCTGTTTTGATCTCTCGCGGGAGAACCGTGACCGGGAAATAAGCGGACTTACCGGAGCAATGACGATGCATGACCTGGCCGAAGGCATCATTCTGACGTACCACCAGGAAGAAACCATCAGGCTGGATACCGGGGTCATCCACGTGCTGCCGGTCTGGAAATGGCTCATCGGTTACCATAAAGAAGCCGGTACTCCGGAATCAGCAGCCGGACAATCGTAA
- a CDS encoding SRPBCC domain-containing protein, whose product MKELKSEIEIQASAERVWNILTDFAVFPQWNPFIRRAEGLVRAGEQLHVTIQPSGAGRMKFRPVILTVEPGRELRWVGHLLVPGLFDGEHIFTIEPSGSGRVRFIQREIFNGLLVPLFSRGLDTDTQRGFDEMNRALKVRAEQVLE is encoded by the coding sequence ATGAAGGAACTCAAAAGTGAGATTGAAATCCAGGCATCCGCCGAACGGGTATGGAACATCCTCACCGACTTTGCCGTTTTTCCGCAATGGAACCCGTTCATCCGCCGGGCAGAGGGTCTTGTTCGTGCGGGGGAGCAGCTCCACGTTACTATTCAGCCGTCAGGTGCGGGAAGAATGAAGTTCCGTCCGGTTATTCTCACTGTTGAACCCGGCCGGGAGTTACGGTGGGTGGGGCATCTTCTCGTACCGGGACTCTTTGACGGTGAGCATATCTTTACCATCGAACCTTCAGGATCCGGCCGGGTTCGTTTTATCCAGCGTGAAATCTTTAACGGTCTGCTCGTCCCGTTGTTTTCCCGGGGACTGGATACCGATACCCAAAGGGGTTTTGATGAGATGAACCGGGCCCTGAAAGTCCGGGCAGAGCAGGTTTTGGAATAA